The Mytilus edulis chromosome 12, xbMytEdul2.2, whole genome shotgun sequence genome contains a region encoding:
- the LOC139497773 gene encoding uncharacterized protein → MEDTPCESCKTLGKNSISAHWCVTCKSALCSECTENHRTLPLTQKHELVDINDNPDHPTIPHQGCSKHNESPFGYFCIDHDTLYCKECKVETHCFCQKVMSVDIASKGVKQSESFVETIELINHVLTTTSIISNDRHTLIDRIEKQAIGVKIEIMRLREELTIRHIESSGKSLLEDLTLQKDKIVTNAKEMLSEIQNIEMITKEQKDTFDKVEKHGSEKQAFIAVHSLLDFFEKRLITMTEQTTQPTIKLNQNMIQETITSIGTLETIEEPSVITCVHTKKHQPQIPLGKHHGLSSFIHKQDIDIGNMRHVIKGIIINEKDELVTAVYSFLSDSRIMVHDNMVNFKYQLNIEFRPRQIALIPDKNMGVVTSYLQDFIQFIDFDQKKLLNKVYLKKSGLGGIAASKLNVFVGTKGNISLLDHKGSYIRSIEISNGELTPWYIVFDRNIYYSDNELVCCLTVDGKNLFTYKPQDNKRLHGVAIDMEGFVYVFAHNKGVCRLRPDGTFTDIVVDKQITRTQDIGFNKDCTKLYIACGKSILVYNRFN, encoded by the coding sequence ATGGAAGACACTCCATGTGAATCGTGTAAAACACTAGGCAAGAACAGCATATCGGCTCATTGGTGTGTCACGTGTAAAAGTGCATTATGCTCAGAATGTACAGAAAACCATCGCACCCTACCCTTGACTCAAAAACACGAACTCGTTGATATTAACGACAATCCAGATCATCCTACTATCCCTCACCAAGGCTGTTCAAAACACAACGAATCGCCTTTTGGGTATTTTTGTATCGACCATGATACTCTATATTGCAAAGAATGTAAAGTAGAAACACATTGCTTCTGTCAAAAAGTTATGTCAGTTGACATAGCATCTAAAGGCGTTAAACAGTCTGAGTCATTCGTCGAGACTATTGAACTCATTAATCATGTTTTAACTACTACATCCATCATTTCAAACGACAGACACACCTTAATTGACAGGATAGAAAAACAAGCCATTGgagtaaaaattgaaataatgagATTGAGAGAAGAATTAACGATTCGTCACATAGAATCTTCGGGGAAGTCATTGCTAGAGGATCTGACACTACAAAAAGATAAAATAGTAACAAACGCTAAAGAAATGCTTAgtgaaatacaaaatattgaaatgataaCAAAGGAACAAAAGGATACTTTTGATAAAGTTGAGAAACATGGATCAGAAAAACAAGCATTCATTGCTGTTCATAGTCTTCTGGATTTTTTCGAAAAGAGACTTATTACCATGACAGAGCAAACAACCCAACCTACAATTAAACTGAATCAAAACATGATTCAAGAAACCATTACGTCTATTGGAACACTTGAAACAATAGAAGAACCATCTGTCATTACATGTGTTCATACAAAAAAGCACCAGCCCCAAATTCCTCTTGGAAAACATCATGGATTATCATCGTTCATTCATAAGCAAGATATAGATATAGGGAATATGCGACATGTTATCAAGGGGATAATAATAAACGAGAAAGACGAACTCGTTACAGCTGTCTATTCATTCTTGTCTGATTCAAGAATAATGGTCCATGACAATATGGTTAATTTCAAATACCAACTTAATATTGAATTCCGACCAAGGCAAATTGCTCTTATTCCAGATAAAAACATGGGTGTAGTTACATCGTATTTACAagattttatacaatttataGACTTTGACCAAAAGAAACTTTTGAATAAAGTATACTTAAAAAAGAGTGGACTAGGAGGGATTGCTGCATCCAAACTAAACGTGTTTGTTGGAACGAAAGGAAACATATCGCTTCTTGATCACAAAGGCAGTTATATTCGTTCTATTGAAATATCTAACGGAGAACTAACACCGTGGTACATCGTATTTGATAGAAATATCTATTACAGTGACAATGAGCTAGTGTGTTGTTTGACAGTCGACGGCAAAAATCTGTTTACATACAAACCGCAAGACAACAAAAGACTGCATGGGGTAGCAATAGACATGGAAGGATTTGTGTACGTTTTTGCTCATAATAAAGGAGTTTGTAGATTGAGACCGGACGGAACATTTACTGACATAGTTGTTGATAAACAAATAACGCGGACCCAGGATATTGGCTTCAACAAAGACTGTACTAAATTGTACATCGCATGCGGTAAAAGCATCTTAGTTTATAATCGTTTCAACTGA